The Halioglobus maricola genome segment CAGCATCACCGGGATACCGTCGCGCACTGGGTATGCCAGGCCTGACGCCTTGCAGATCAGTTCATCTTTCTCTGGGTCATGCTCCAGTGGCGCTTTGCTCACCGGGCACACCAGGATGCTGAGCAGTTTTTTGTCGATCATTTCGCTCTCGCGGGCTATAAAAAAAGGAGCCGCATTATACGGGTTTTTGGCGGGCTGGGGCCAGCTATTGCGCGGGCATTGCCGGCACCAGCAATTGCGGGTCAACGCGCTGGTCTCGCCAACTCATGCGCCAATCCAGATGGGGGCCAGTCGCCCGGCCGGTAGCCCCGACTTCGCCCAGCAGATCACCGGTCTTAAGCTCCTGCCCCACCGTCACATGGAGCTTGCTCATATGCAGGAAAGACGACGACAAACCATAGCCATGGTCGAGAATAACCGTACCGCCAGAGTAAAACAGATCGTCCTCTGCCAGCGTCACCACACCGGCAGTCGGCGCGTAGACCGGTGTGCCTGTGGGCACCGCGACATCCACCCCGTAGTGAGGATTGCCGGGAGTACCGTTATAGACGCGCTGACTGCCATACACACCCGAAATACGTCCTGTGGCCGGCCATTCAAAGCCCGCGAGAGCGCCAAGCAGCAGATCCTCCCGCTCCAGCCGCTGCCCTTTGGCCTCGCGCACAAGGGCCCGCTCACGGCGGATTCGCTCAAGATGCTCCTCCGAGGGTGTCACGGTTTTCTGGGGTACGCCCTCCACCCTGGAGATACGGTACTCCCTGGAGGCAATAGCCAGAGTCTCAGTACAAGCA includes the following:
- a CDS encoding Trm112 family protein, yielding MIDKKLLSILVCPVSKAPLEHDPEKDELICKASGLAYPVRDGIPVMLESEARQLTADEKLG
- a CDS encoding M23 family metallopeptidase, with amino-acid sequence MFSRIVAVTLLFSTAMTAHAACPDIEGQLMQGGLVYGEVAPGSAVTLDGKPLTVLADGTFFAGFGRNNAATAELVVEGESACTETLAIASREYRISRVEGVPQKTVTPSEEHLERIRRERALVREAKGQRLEREDLLLGALAGFEWPATGRISGVYGSQRVYNGTPGNPHYGVDVAVPTGTPVYAPTAGVVTLAEDDLFYSGGTVILDHGYGLSSSFLHMSKLHVTVGQELKTGDLLGEVGATGRATGPHLDWRMSWRDQRVDPQLLVPAMPAQ